GCGCCCGATTTGTTCGAGCGTTTTTTCGGGGGGAACTTCTTTGGGAAGGCCATTGGGGCGGACTTTGACACCGGTGGCGCCGACGTCATGGGCCAACTGAATGTATTCCTTGGTGGCTTTGATATCGGCGGCGAGTGTGGCCGGGTCGGGAGTGTGATAATCGAAAGCGCTGCCCAGGCTCCAGAGTTGGACGGGGGAATCGGCGAAGCGTCTTTTGACTTCGGAACGTTGGGAAGACGAGAGGTTGACCTCGACCTTATGGGCATGGGTGGTTCGGAGTTCGACCCCTTGGAACTTCGCTTCAGAACAGCGCTTGATGATCGTTTCGATGTCCCAATCTTTGGCAAGGTTGTAGGTTACGGTGCCCAATTTCATGCGTCCTGGGCTGGCCGCGGGAGCGGCGGCGGCTGGGGCAGCGACGGGCCCGAGGGCGGCCAGGCCGGTGAGCGCGGCACTGCCGGACACGGCGCGAACGAAGGAGCGGCGGGTTTGCATAGATGGATCTCGGAACGGGCGGAGGTTAGAGCCAGCGAAGGCGCGGGGCCAGTCTGAAAGCGACGCCCAACCACATTCTCAAAGCGTTTTTCTCAATGCTTGCAAAAGCGACGGGGGCTGACGGTGAAGAGAGGGTTGGACCCTGGATATCATCGGAAAATCCACTCGGCCCGAACGTGAATCGAACTCGGCCTCCTTCTTGCTTCAGGGGTTGGCAGCATGAAAGCCGCAATATTTTTCGAACGTGATGGAGTGTTGAATCTTACACGGACCCAGGGAAACACCCAGGTGATTCCGACGACCATGGAGCAGTTTCAAATCAATCCCGAGGCCGTCACGGCTTTGGGGGAGCTCAAGCAGGCAGGATTCCTGTTGATAGCCACCACGAATCAGCCCGGCATCTCGCGGGGATGTTTATCCCGGCGCGAATTGGATTGGATGCACGCGGCCCTGAGGCGAAAGCTGCCGTTGGACGATATTTTTGTTTGTTCGCACGACGATGGCGACCGTTGCACGTGCCGCAAGCCCGGTTCGGGATTGTTTATCGAAGCCGCGTTCAAATGGCATCTCGATTTGGAGCGATCCTTTGTGGTCAGCGACAAGTGGCAGGATGCCCACGCTGCCCGTCAGGTGGGGGCGACCTCGTTGCTTTTGAAATCCCCATGGAACGGACGGGGTCACTACGATTTCATGGCCGAATCGCTGGGTGACATCGTGCAGAAGATTCACCAACTGAGCTCGGCGTCCTGCTTGTTGATGCATCAAGTTTGAGGCGGTGCATCATGATGTTTCCGGTGATGCAGGTAGGGCGCGTCCGTCCCGGCGCGCCGCCGGAGCATGATGTTTTACATCCCGTGGGAGGCGGGCTGGGACAGTCCCGCCCTACCAACAACATCGGGGTACACGGAGTTTCAGGCTCCAAGCCTGCGGCGGCTTGAAAAGCCCTGGGGACGGATTCATCGTGAGGGCGTGACCCGCCGAGAACTATGCCGGTTGTTACCGGCCCTTTGTTTATGGGGAGCCCGGGATCTTTTTGCCGCGTCCGGCAGCGGGGCTGGAAAAGTTTTCCCCACAGGTCCGGAACGCATCGAGCTCGGATCCTGGGCCAGCGCGCGGAGCATGCGGTTGAACTGGCAGCGCTCGGCAGAGCGTTTCGAGGTCTTGGGACAGGGAACCCGCGGGAACTTTTCGGGCGAGATCGATTCCAGGAAGATCACCATTCGAGGCGTGGTGTGTTACTTGTCTTATCCCATTGCCCTCATGGACGAACGGTTGTGGATTGCGACAGGGGATCTGGCCAAGGTAATGATGCCTTTGCTGTTTCCCGCCGGACGGGGCGCCCGTGGTCCGGGAAGTTCCTTGGCCACCGTCTGTGTGGACCCGGGGCACGGCGGCAAGGATCCCGGGAACCGTCATTTCGGACTGCTCGAAAAAGAGCTCACACTCAAACTCGCGCTGACCCTCAAACCTTTGCTTGAGAAGAGCCGGTTCCGTGTCGTGCTCACGCGAAAATCGGACCGCTATCTGGAGCCTGAGATCCGTCCGGTGCTGGCGCGCAAAGCGGGAGCGGATATTTTGGTTTCGCTCCATTTCAATGCCGTGCCTCGGATCGGAGCTGAAGTGCGAGGAGTGGAAACTTACGCCCTGACTCCGGCGGGCCATCCGTCCACCAACGAACGCGTGGCTTCGACGCGAACGGGGTATTCCGGCAACCGGCACGATGCTGCAAACGTGCGGTTGGCGTTTGAGTTGCAGCGCGGATTGGTCCGGACCTTAGGGGCGGAAGATCGGGGGGTGAAGCGGCAGCGATTCGCGGTGTTGCGCGAGGCGCCGGTGCCGGCGGTCCTGGTCGAGGGCGGCTTCCTGAGTGATTACCGGGAGTCGCGTCTGATCTCGCAACCGGCGTACTTGCTGAGAATGGCGGAGGCTATTCGGGACGGCTTGCTGGCTTTTGTTGGCTAAATCCCATGTGCTTTCAAGGGGCTCGTCATTCGCTCGTTCGTTTCGGCGCCGGTTTTGTCGCTCGGCAGTTACAGACCCGCTCGGATAGGCTCCTGGCTCGCGCCCCGCCAGCGCCAAAAATTCCGGCGCGGCTGAAGCTCCTCTTGAAAGCGCATTAGAACCAATGGCGGCCGGATCCGTGGTCCCGTTATCGCCAGAGGAAGGAGGACGCGACGTCGCGTCGGAGGCGGACATTATCTTCCGCGATTCGAGAGGAGAGCGCTTTGGCCATGCCGACGAGAATGGGACAGGCGATGGCGGGGAGTTCACGGGTCATCAGATGAAACGCCTCGGCGCTCAGCCTCAAGAGGCGGGCCTGACCCTGACCTACGATGTCCGCGGATCTTGCGCTTTGGGTGAACATGGCCATTTCTCCGAAGGACTCGCCGCTCGGGATTTCCGCCAGGGTTTTGTCGTCCATGCCAATCATCAGCCTGGCGCGGACCGTGCCTTCGAGGACGAAATACACGCCGTCGGCGGGATCGCCCCGGCGAATGAATACTTCCTGGTCCGAACAGCGCACAACCTGGCAAAAGCGCAGGAACTGTTCGAGTTGATCGTTCGAAAGGCTGGAGAACAGGGGAAAAGAACGGAGTTCATCCGGGCGGGCGTCGTGGGCGGCGGAAGGAGGCTCGGAGGATCCCTCGGGCGCTTGCGAGTGGGCGAAGTGAGGCTCCAGCGCCGCGATGCGCTTGGCCGGGCACCAGTCGTCCGCGGATTGAACATGGATCCAGGTGGAAGGGAGAACACGTTCGTCCTGCACCCAGGATTTCAAGGTGTCGAGGTCGATGGGGCCATAAACCATGTTGTCACAAGCCCAAACCTTGAACGATTCGGTGGATTCCATGCGCCGGGGAGCCTGGCACACCAAGCGCGTTGGAGCGAGGCTAAAGGAGTCCGCCACGGGGACAGTTCCCGAGGCCATCCACGGACATGTTTGGAGGTTTGTGCCCACCGGACTTGCAGGGCTCGGATGGACGGGATGATGACAGGAGGCGCAGTTTCATGAGGAAGAATGCGTGGCCATGAATTGTTTGTCCAGGGATCAGGACGCCGCCGGGCCCCTTGCGATGGGACCGGGTTTGTGGTTTCCTTGCATCGTGCCTTCCGATGACACCGGTTCAGATTTGGAACCCCAACAACGCCGGGCTTTTTTTTCCGGCCACGCATTGGACTCAGATTGCGGTCATCAACAGTGATGCGCATCCGCAGTCCCGCCATGCCTTGGAGGAGTTGTGCCGGATCTATTTGCCGGCCATTGAGGCCTTCCTGCGATGGATGAAGGAAGTCCCGGGTGACCCCGCGGAATTGGCCAATGAATTTCTGGCGGATTTTTTGCATCAGGATTCATTGCGCCGCGTGGACCCGGCGAAGGGAAAATTTCGGAATTATCTTTCCGGCGCCTTGCGGAATTTTTTGAGAAACAAATGGAAGGAACGGAAGCGGGAACGGCTTTTGGTCGCATTGGAGGACAATGAGGATTACCCGCAACCGGAAGACGCCGCCGTGAGCGCGTTCGACCGCAAAGTGGCGGAAATCCTGGTCGGCAGGTCGATCGAGAACGTAAAATCGCGTTTCGAAGGCAGCCGGATTGAAGCGCAGATCCCGATCCTGCTGCCTTACCTGACCGCTCATCCACCCGCGGAGACGATGAAAGACCTCGCGGCCCGCCTGGGGATCAGCGCGGATTTGATTTATCAGAATTTCAAGCGGATCCGCACGGAATTGAATGTGCAGTTGCGGCGGGAGGTGAAACGGCACCTCGGCCCCGAGGACGATCCCGAGGAGGAGTTGCAGGCCCTTCTGATGGCGTATTCGCGAGAATAGCGCCCTGTGAATTCCACGCCCACGACGCCTTGCCCCCATTGTGGGACGCCGCTTTCGGCCCTGGGTCTTTGCGTGCCGTGTGTCCTCCGGTCGCCGCCGGAACCAGAGTCCTCGTCCTGGGATCAATCCACCGTCCCAATGGAGGATTGGATTTCCCAGGGAAGTCAGGCGGATTCCGGATCCTCGAAGGCGTTTGGTGATTACGTTTTGATCGAGAAGATTGGGGAGGGCGGCATGGGCGTCGTTTTTCGTGCCCGCAAGCTCAGCTTGAAAAAGGAGGTCGCGGTCAAGTTCATCAAGGGAGGGCGGGAGGCCAGCGAGAGGCGGGTCGCGTTTTTCTTGAGGGAAGCCGAACTGGCGAGCCAGCTGGATCATCCGCATATCGCTCCTGTGTACGAGGTTGGGGAACGCGATGGAGCGCGCTATCTCGTCATGCGCTACATTCCCGGGACCACTCTGGCCAAACGCATGAAGGACCCTCGTTCACGAGGTCCGTGCGCGAACGGGTTGAACTGGTGTTGAAGATCGCTCGCGCGGTTCATTACGCCCATCAACGAGGCATCATTCACCGGGATTTAAAGCCGGGGAACATTTTGATGGATGATGAAGGCAATCCGTTCGTCACCGATTTCGGACTGGCTCGTTGGACGGAGCAGGAGGCGACCATTACGATTGGGGAACACCTGATTGGGACTCCGGCCTATATGGCCCCCGAGCAAGTGCAAGGCAAGCAGGCTTCCGTGACCGTGGGGAGCGATGTTTGGAGCCTGGGTGTGTTGTTGTGGCAATTGATCGAAGGCCGCGTCCCCTTTGAGGCTGAGACGCTACCCGCCTTGATTCATTCCATTGTGCACGAGGAAGCTCCACCGTTGTTTCGCGCGGCGCCTTCCAAACCCGCCTCCGAAGCGTTGACCTCGCTTCGCGGGCGTGATGGAGTCCTGGAAGTCCGCGGGGCCGGACGACGATCTGCGAGGGCTGGAGTGGGGGTTGTTGCGGGCGAGGTCTGCATCCTGGGGCGGGCGGATTCTCCATGCCGCTCCGGAACCGGTGATTTCGATGGACGCATGGCCGGACGGGCAACGCGTCCCCATTCTCACATCCCGGGGAGTAGCGCTCCTGGACGGACAAGGCCGAACGTTGGGGGAATGGCCTCATCGTAATGACGGGAGGTCAGGGCAGATCCGGTTTGATCCCATGGGACAGCAGCTCGCGGCGGCGTCGTCGGGAGGTTTGCTTCGAGTTCATGTGACCACGGGTGAGGCGAGTTGGCTGACATCGAACGACTGCCGGCGGGTGGAGTTCTCCTCCCAGGGTTCGCTGTTGGCGGCCGCTGAAATGGAGTCGCGTGAAGGCGAGTCTCAGCGCGGCGTCAGCGTGTATGACGTCGCCACCGGACGAAGGATCAAACGATTGGACCTGGCGGGATTTGCGCTCGGCTGGACGAGCCAGGACAAGGCATTGCGAGTGGCCGGGGATCTGGGCTCGGCGGCTGAGTGGCGCACGGGCGCGGAAGCCGGTGTGGAAATCATCAGGGGGGAAAACCAAACTCCTTCCAGCTTGCTGGCGGATCAGGCGAGGCTGTTCCTACGCACTTCGCGATTTGGCATGGCGCAGGCCTACGACCTTGAAACCCGGAGCAAGCTCTTTGAGATTTCGGGCCTACCGGGCAAGGATGTTCAACTGGCGTTATCCCAGGACCGGCGCACGCTGGCGGCGACCACTTCCGGCGAGGTTCTCCTGCTTCTGCCGGCTTCTGAACGAGGCAAGGTTTCAGCCACCCTGCATCGTGTGAGCGGGCACACGGGCCGGATCACCGGGCTGGCCTTCGTTGAGAAGGATCGGTTTATCCTGACTTCGAGCGTGGACCACACCGTGCGACGCCTCGATTTGCAGGCGAGCGTGGAATCGCCCTACCTGGAAGTTCCTCATCGATTGATCGGCCAGGCCGGGGTGTCTCCGGTGTTCAGTCCCGACCTGCGGCACGTCGCCCTGTTGAATGCCAATCGATATTGGGAGCCGAGTTTCGGATTGGACGAGACGTTGATCTGGG
This sequence is a window from Verrucomicrobiota bacterium. Protein-coding genes within it:
- a CDS encoding cyclic nucleotide-binding domain-containing protein, yielding MASGTVPVADSFSLAPTRLVCQAPRRMESTESFKVWACDNMVYGPIDLDTLKSWVQDERVLPSTWIHVQSADDWCPAKRIAALEPHFAHSQAPEGSSEPPSAAHDARPDELRSFPLFSSLSNDQLEQFLRFCQVVRCSDQEVFIRRGDPADGVYFVLEGTVRARLMIGMDDKTLAEIPSGESFGEMAMFTQSARSADIVGQGQARLLRLSAEAFHLMTRELPAIACPILVGMAKALSSRIAEDNVRLRRDVASSFLWR
- a CDS encoding HAD-IIIA family hydrolase yields the protein MKAAIFFERDGVLNLTRTQGNTQVIPTTMEQFQINPEAVTALGELKQAGFLLIATTNQPGISRGCLSRRELDWMHAALRRKLPLDDIFVCSHDDGDRCTCRKPGSGLFIEAAFKWHLDLERSFVVSDKWQDAHAARQVGATSLLLKSPWNGRGHYDFMAESLGDIVQKIHQLSSASCLLMHQV
- a CDS encoding sigma-70 family RNA polymerase sigma factor is translated as MTPVQIWNPNNAGLFFPATHWTQIAVINSDAHPQSRHALEELCRIYLPAIEAFLRWMKEVPGDPAELANEFLADFLHQDSLRRVDPAKGKFRNYLSGALRNFLRNKWKERKRERLLVALEDNEDYPQPEDAAVSAFDRKVAEILVGRSIENVKSRFEGSRIEAQIPILLPYLTAHPPAETMKDLAARLGISADLIYQNFKRIRTELNVQLRREVKRHLGPEDDPEEELQALLMAYSRE
- a CDS encoding N-acetylmuramoyl-L-alanine amidase; protein product: MMFYIPWEAGWDSPALPTTSGYTEFQAPSLRRLEKPWGRIHREGVTRRELCRLLPALCLWGARDLFAASGSGAGKVFPTGPERIELGSWASARSMRLNWQRSAERFEVLGQGTRGNFSGEIDSRKITIRGVVCYLSYPIALMDERLWIATGDLAKVMMPLLFPAGRGARGPGSSLATVCVDPGHGGKDPGNRHFGLLEKELTLKLALTLKPLLEKSRFRVVLTRKSDRYLEPEIRPVLARKAGADILVSLHFNAVPRIGAEVRGVETYALTPAGHPSTNERVASTRTGYSGNRHDAANVRLAFELQRGLVRTLGAEDRGVKRQRFAVLREAPVPAVLVEGGFLSDYRESRLISQPAYLLRMAEAIRDGLLAFVG